The Benincasa hispida cultivar B227 chromosome 9, ASM972705v1, whole genome shotgun sequence genome has a segment encoding these proteins:
- the LOC120085316 gene encoding probable WRKY transcription factor 48, with amino-acid sequence MMTEEVAAADSLRYPFPDYDENKSRIGFMELLSVDQDFSLQFDMFETSMSLSSSLISNPVINSENLEIWNQWPTTPNYSSSISSTSSEIVNGEPTEPNLEGGEKQHRQPTVKVDKQLKTKKTSPKKKDQEPRFAFMTKSEVDHLEDGYRWRKYGQKAVKNSPHPRSYYRCTSVACNVKKRVERCLNDPSIVVTTYEGQHSHPSPIMARPTFFPPPISVTHYNDHLYQNGHSSNIISHPKGFLPSSFYQPCGIASSNRATQLLGTTVNHGLLQDITPSQYDGLAWGDGSILSTQPNSIGHV; translated from the exons atgatgacgGAGGAGGTGGCAGCAGCTGATTCATTGCGATATCCGTTTCCTGATTATGACGAGAATAAAAGTCGTATAGGATTCATGGAACTTCTCAGTGTCGATCAAGATTTTTCATTGCAATTTGATATGTTTGAAACATCGATGTCTTTATCGTCTTCTTTGATTTCAAATCCTGTCATAAATTCCGAGAATTTGGAGATTTGGAACCAATGGCCGACCACGCCAAATTATTCGTCGTCGATCTCGTCCACTTCGAGCGAGATCGTCAATGGTGAGCCGACCGAGCCAAATTTAGAGGGAGGAGAGAAACAACATCGCCAACCAACTGTAAAAGTTGACAAGCA GTTGAAAACAAAGAAGACTAGTCCAAAGAAGAAAGATCAAGAACCACGATTTGCGTTCATGACAAAGAGTGAAGTCGATCATTTAGAAGATGGATATAGATGGAGAAAATATGGTCAAAAAGCAGTAAAAAACAGCCCTCATCCTAG gAGCTATTATCGTTGTACTAGTGTAGCATGCAATGTAAAAAAACGAGTGGAAAGATGTTTGAATGATCCAAGCATTGTTGTAACAACCTATGAAGGCCAACACTCACACCCTAGCCCCATCATGGCACGACCAACCTTCTTTCCTCCGCCCATCTCGGTCACCCACTACAATGATCACTTATACCAAAATGGTCATAGTTCAAATATTATCAGCCACCCAAAAGGTTTCCTACCATCATCGTTTTATCAACCGTGTGGCATTGCTTCTTCCAATCGAGCTACTCAATTGCTTGGTACCACCGTTAATCATGGACTACTTCAAGATATCACCCcttcccaatatgatgggttgGCATGGGGTGATGGTTCGATCTTATCAACTCAACCTAATTCGATTGGTCATGTTTAg